Proteins found in one Leptospira terpstrae serovar Hualin str. LT 11-33 = ATCC 700639 genomic segment:
- a CDS encoding LIC_11090 family protein yields the protein MFCKRWIAGSLALFLCTQFLFLGSGLLGYCLESNSKICHCNHGSKKEKHGNAEDKIFAEGHGTSVTSADSFDHQTTKELALKPNCHEAKDGEAHLCSCKKKKKDALSLRSHHQTMDRPNFAFGFAVPSVIFYTIYESPSTLEDGRIPTLLRPPRI from the coding sequence ATGTTCTGCAAACGGTGGATTGCCGGTAGTTTGGCCTTATTCCTTTGCACCCAATTCCTATTTTTGGGGAGTGGGCTCCTTGGGTATTGCCTGGAGTCCAATTCCAAAATTTGCCATTGCAACCATGGATCTAAAAAAGAAAAACATGGGAATGCAGAAGACAAAATTTTTGCCGAAGGCCATGGAACTTCTGTTACTTCGGCAGACTCGTTTGACCATCAAACGACTAAAGAACTAGCCCTAAAGCCCAATTGTCATGAAGCAAAAGATGGCGAAGCACATCTTTGTTCCTGCAAAAAGAAAAAAAAAGACGCACTTTCTTTACGGTCTCACCACCAAACTATGGATAGACCCAATTTTGCTTTTGGGTTTGCTGTTCCTTCCGTTATTTTTTATACTATTTATGAGTCTCCATCCACTTTAGAGGATGGAAGAATTCCCACATTACTCCGACCACCTCGTATTTAG
- a CDS encoding MbnP family copper-binding protein, which yields MNIFKKFYIFLSILGIVSCDPNSKSDDNQTLALLALAMPQAVNLNFEALANGQSLVTGSNITADGRTVQFRDFRLYISEVKLVKADGSTADVTLSTDNIWQSNGVALVDLETTQTSETNTKVTGTAPAGSYTGVQFSVGVPEALNHLDRTSQTAPLNNGAMYWSWTGGYKHSKIEFTYNGTDWTSLHVGSTTCSGAPNYGNCSKKFRASISLTGQISASNQKVSFDVDKLLNGHTFGAMGMCMPGTAAPCDTLVQAFGLNITTGSVDNSITQRVFSLK from the coding sequence ATGAACATATTTAAGAAGTTTTATATTTTTCTTTCGATATTAGGAATAGTTTCCTGTGATCCGAATTCCAAATCAGATGACAATCAGACATTAGCACTTTTAGCTCTGGCAATGCCGCAGGCTGTTAATCTAAATTTTGAGGCTCTCGCCAATGGGCAATCATTAGTGACTGGCTCTAATATTACTGCGGATGGTCGAACAGTCCAGTTTCGTGATTTTCGCTTGTATATTTCTGAAGTGAAACTAGTGAAAGCTGATGGTTCCACTGCAGATGTGACATTGTCTACTGATAATATTTGGCAATCCAATGGAGTAGCTCTTGTCGATTTAGAAACGACTCAAACTTCAGAGACAAACACAAAAGTAACAGGTACTGCACCAGCAGGAAGTTATACTGGCGTTCAGTTTTCTGTGGGTGTTCCTGAAGCATTAAATCATCTGGATCGAACTTCGCAAACTGCTCCGCTTAACAATGGGGCTATGTATTGGTCTTGGACAGGTGGATACAAACATTCTAAAATTGAATTTACTTATAATGGAACGGATTGGACTAGCTTACATGTTGGCTCTACAACTTGTAGTGGTGCACCTAACTACGGTAATTGTTCTAAAAAATTTCGCGCTTCGATTTCTCTTACTGGGCAAATTTCTGCAAGTAATCAAAAAGTTTCTTTTGATGTAGATAAGTTGTTGAACGGACATACATTTGGGGCAATGGGAATGTGTATGCCTGGAACTGCTGCACCTTGTGATACCTTAGTACAAGCTTTTGGATTAAATATTACTACAGGGTCAGTTGATAATTCAATCACACAACGAGTGTTTAGTCTCAAATAA
- a CDS encoding MbnH family di-heme enzyme, which produces MKSFSFPLITLFSFLLGCNVLPFQKKENNQDMLLAALGILASASDWVWDLPPGFPIPTVPADNPMTKAKVELGRHLFYEKKLSGNGTMACSSCHFQSLAFADGKDFPSGITSQPHPRNAQHLSNVAYMPRLTWSNPKMSSLEIQARAPMFGETPVELGLQNNNFLNELASNSIYPPMFERAFGGSGITEQNVRFALASFQRSMISGNSRYDQYTFRNNKSALTASEIRGLNLFNGENAECFHCHGGFNFTDTSFHGGAKEEFFYHSNGIHDDAYYAGVPSNKRGLFDLTGVASDTGKFRAPSLRNIGVTYPYMHDGIFMCADANNPDKAAGAGKTKADCARDALTQVVDHYRSGGQAHSAKDATLIRAFAITNSERDDMVNFLLALTDEEFLTNPKFASPF; this is translated from the coding sequence ATGAAGTCATTTAGTTTTCCACTCATCACGCTTTTTAGTTTTCTTTTGGGATGTAATGTGTTGCCGTTCCAGAAAAAAGAAAACAACCAGGATATGTTACTCGCAGCTCTTGGAATTTTGGCAAGTGCTTCCGACTGGGTTTGGGATTTACCTCCTGGATTTCCTATACCAACTGTCCCGGCAGACAACCCAATGACAAAAGCTAAGGTGGAACTTGGTCGGCATTTGTTTTATGAAAAAAAGTTATCTGGCAATGGTACGATGGCATGTAGCAGTTGCCATTTCCAATCTTTAGCTTTTGCTGATGGAAAAGATTTTCCTAGTGGGATTACCAGCCAACCACATCCAAGAAATGCACAACATCTTTCAAATGTTGCTTATATGCCAAGACTTACTTGGAGTAATCCTAAAATGTCTAGTTTAGAGATTCAAGCACGTGCGCCCATGTTTGGAGAAACGCCTGTCGAACTTGGTTTGCAAAATAATAATTTTTTAAATGAATTAGCATCTAATTCGATTTACCCACCAATGTTTGAGCGGGCTTTCGGTGGTTCTGGAATTACCGAACAAAATGTACGATTTGCCCTTGCCAGTTTTCAAAGATCGATGATATCGGGCAATTCAAGATATGACCAGTATACTTTTAGAAATAACAAATCCGCTTTAACTGCTTCAGAAATTCGCGGCTTGAATTTATTTAATGGAGAAAATGCAGAATGTTTTCATTGTCATGGAGGGTTCAATTTTACTGATACATCCTTTCATGGTGGAGCAAAGGAAGAATTCTTTTATCATAGTAATGGGATTCATGATGATGCATACTATGCAGGTGTTCCAAGTAACAAACGAGGATTATTTGATTTAACTGGTGTTGCATCCGATACTGGAAAATTTCGAGCACCTTCCTTACGAAACATTGGTGTTACCTATCCTTATATGCATGATGGGATATTTATGTGTGCGGATGCGAACAATCCAGATAAAGCTGCTGGTGCTGGGAAAACAAAAGCGGATTGTGCTAGAGATGCGTTGACACAAGTTGTGGACCACTACCGTTCCGGTGGTCAAGCTCATTCAGCAAAAGACGCAACTCTGATCCGGGCTTTTGCGATTACCAATTCAGAACGTGATGATATGGTAAATTTTCTTTTGGCATTAACGGATGAAGAGTTCTTAACCAATCCCAAGTTTGCGAGTCCCTTTTAA
- a CDS encoding LIC11086 family outer membrane transporter: MKQISIVFIFLLFSIQSLYSHHTGSSDSPNATARFVDPFTGKREKPTNYLVMTQDYYQSTRENSHLFTTTAFAEMNFFDGRFALNASVPWNYYQQRSREDAARIGKTYLGFKYQPFFDLDKPYFFVIEGSVGFPSGPDTDRFTGGNYYTGTGFIKLGYLYEKWSFVTKMGGLNPLSRPQPNNLQDNDGIPFYFRKPSASPPEPEYEFKKTTLVSAYVTYYLMPEISLFTGILYRNPYNGVDYSKEKDKANPSYFTEASAGFSWNFSEKYNMSLAYRYPLQRDREYRLYQSAWTFAFSMEWGSD; encoded by the coding sequence ATGAAACAAATTTCTATAGTTTTTATTTTTTTGCTCTTTTCCATTCAGTCTCTCTATTCGCATCACACAGGTTCGTCGGACAGTCCCAATGCAACGGCCAGATTTGTAGATCCTTTTACGGGGAAACGAGAGAAACCAACGAACTATTTGGTAATGACCCAAGATTATTACCAATCCACTCGGGAGAATAGTCATCTGTTTACCACCACAGCCTTTGCAGAGATGAATTTTTTTGATGGAAGGTTTGCACTCAATGCTTCGGTGCCTTGGAATTATTACCAACAGAGAAGTAGAGAAGATGCAGCGAGGATTGGAAAAACTTATCTTGGTTTTAAATACCAACCGTTCTTTGATTTGGACAAACCTTACTTTTTTGTGATTGAAGGTTCAGTTGGTTTTCCGAGTGGTCCTGACACGGACCGGTTTACCGGTGGAAATTATTATACTGGAACCGGGTTTATCAAACTTGGTTATTTGTATGAGAAGTGGTCCTTTGTCACAAAAATGGGAGGACTGAATCCACTCTCTCGTCCGCAACCAAACAACTTACAAGACAATGATGGAATTCCTTTTTACTTTCGTAAACCTTCGGCCTCACCACCAGAACCAGAATATGAATTTAAAAAAACCACACTTGTATCCGCTTATGTGACGTATTATTTAATGCCAGAGATTTCTCTTTTTACGGGTATCTTGTACCGTAATCCTTATAACGGCGTGGATTATTCTAAAGAAAAAGATAAAGCCAATCCCTCATATTTTACGGAAGCTAGTGCTGGGTTTTCTTGGAATTTTTCGGAGAAGTATAATATGAGTCTTGCCTATCGGTACCCACTACAAAGGGATCGTGAGTATCGACTCTATCAATCTGCGTGGACATTTGCCTTCTCTATGGAGTGGGGAAGCGATTGA
- the ccrA gene encoding crotonyl-CoA carboxylase/reductase, with the protein MSNVEIVPVGELPPIGVVPKKMHAQVIRPERYGEPKTSFQSEVIDVPEIGPNEVLVATMAAGVNYNNVWAALGYPVDVIAARNKKGEPEKFHIGGSDASGIVYKVGSEVKNVKVGDEVVVHCAMWDPKDPWILSGKDPMYAPSQIIWGYESNWGSFAQFCKVQDHQCLPRPQHLTWEASAAYMLVAATAYRMLHHWKPNDVKPGDVVLIWGGAGGLGAMAIQIVKAAGGIPIAVVSSDDKIDFCKNLGAAGVINRNKFKHWGGLTSDINKPEAFVEWTKQAREFGKAIWDIAGKGKNPQIVFEHPGETTLPTSVFVCETGGMVVICAGTTGFNATADLRYLWMRQKRLQGSHFANDDNCRDLNQLVIDKKVDPVLAETYSFEQTGECHQLMRENKHPSGNMSILVGAKTTGLGKK; encoded by the coding sequence ATGAGCAACGTAGAAATCGTACCAGTAGGGGAACTTCCACCTATTGGAGTTGTGCCCAAAAAAATGCACGCGCAGGTCATTCGCCCGGAACGTTACGGCGAACCGAAAACTTCTTTTCAATCAGAAGTCATTGATGTTCCGGAGATCGGTCCGAACGAAGTTCTCGTTGCGACCATGGCTGCAGGAGTCAACTATAACAACGTTTGGGCAGCACTTGGGTATCCTGTGGATGTGATTGCGGCTCGTAATAAAAAAGGCGAACCAGAAAAATTCCACATCGGTGGATCTGATGCCTCTGGTATTGTCTATAAAGTTGGATCTGAAGTTAAGAATGTGAAAGTGGGTGATGAAGTAGTTGTCCATTGTGCGATGTGGGATCCAAAAGATCCATGGATTCTTTCTGGAAAAGATCCAATGTATGCACCTTCCCAAATCATTTGGGGATATGAATCCAATTGGGGTTCCTTTGCACAGTTCTGCAAAGTACAAGACCATCAGTGCCTTCCGCGTCCACAACACTTAACTTGGGAAGCATCTGCTGCTTATATGTTAGTTGCCGCTACCGCATACAGAATGTTACACCATTGGAAACCAAATGATGTAAAACCTGGTGATGTAGTGCTCATTTGGGGTGGAGCCGGTGGACTTGGTGCCATGGCAATCCAAATTGTAAAAGCAGCTGGTGGAATTCCAATCGCTGTTGTTTCCTCTGATGACAAAATTGATTTTTGTAAAAACTTAGGTGCTGCTGGTGTGATCAACCGTAACAAGTTCAAACACTGGGGTGGACTCACTTCTGATATCAATAAACCAGAAGCTTTTGTGGAGTGGACCAAACAAGCACGCGAATTTGGAAAAGCCATTTGGGACATTGCTGGGAAAGGCAAAAACCCACAAATCGTTTTTGAACATCCAGGCGAGACAACATTACCTACTTCCGTATTTGTTTGTGAAACAGGTGGTATGGTTGTGATTTGTGCGGGAACTACAGGTTTTAATGCAACAGCTGACTTACGTTATCTGTGGATGAGACAAAAACGTCTGCAAGGTTCGCACTTCGCAAATGACGACAACTGTCGTGATCTAAACCAACTCGTGATCGATAAAAAAGTGGATCCAGTTTTAGCAGAAACTTACAGTTTCGAACAAACTGGTGAATGCCACCAGTTGATGCGCGAAAACAAACACCCATCAGGAAACATGTCAATCCTCGTTGGTGCAAAAACTACAGGTCTTGGAAAGAAGTAA
- a CDS encoding VOC family protein: MFPRINLITLGVSDLQRSIDFYEKGLGWKRSEESNDSVAFFQIGAVVFGLFGEEDLAKDIGIPFQKRQEFSGITLAQNLTSEAEVDSVIEKVRKLGAKILKEPQKVFWGGYSAYFQDPDGHIFEVAYNPFFPLNQKGEIVLNK, from the coding sequence ATGTTTCCAAGAATCAATTTAATTACCTTAGGTGTTTCCGATTTACAACGTTCCATCGACTTCTATGAAAAAGGCCTTGGTTGGAAACGTTCAGAAGAAAGTAACGATAGCGTTGCTTTTTTTCAAATTGGTGCAGTTGTGTTTGGTTTGTTTGGTGAAGAGGATTTAGCTAAAGACATTGGAATTCCCTTTCAAAAACGCCAAGAGTTTTCTGGAATTACTTTGGCACAAAATTTAACAAGTGAAGCTGAAGTAGATTCGGTGATTGAAAAAGTTCGTAAGTTAGGTGCAAAAATTCTCAAAGAACCTCAAAAAGTTTTTTGGGGAGGGTATAGCGCTTATTTTCAGGATCCAGACGGACATATTTTTGAAGTTGCTTACAACCCGTTTTTCCCTTTAAACCAAAAAGGTGAAATCGTCCTAAATAAATAA
- a CDS encoding zinc-dependent alcohol dehydrogenase family protein has product MKQAQISRFGLDHLEVVDVPEPKDPGPTEVLVRLRAASLNYRDSLVVEGKYNPKFPLPLVPCSDGAGEVINIGSQVTEWAVGDRVLLTFAPKWIAKEATHAEMRHTIGGPLPGTLRELALVPETGLVRIPSHLSYEEAATLPCAALTAWSGLFQFSNLKPGEFVVVQGTGGVSIFALQFAKLVGAKVILTSSSSEKLERGKELGADYLLNYKETPEWGKEVRRITEKVGADHIIEVGGAGTLEQSIAACRPFGVIHLIGILAGKSGELNLLPAVMNHLKIQGLVVGGRKAFMEMNQAIEVSGLRPVVDKVFSLGESAEAIRYLRSGSHFGKIVIRI; this is encoded by the coding sequence ATGAAACAAGCACAGATCTCTCGTTTTGGATTGGATCATCTAGAGGTGGTTGATGTTCCCGAACCTAAAGATCCAGGCCCAACGGAAGTGTTGGTTCGTTTGCGAGCTGCTTCTTTAAACTACCGTGACTCTTTAGTTGTCGAAGGTAAATACAATCCAAAGTTTCCCCTTCCTTTGGTTCCTTGTAGTGATGGCGCAGGCGAAGTGATAAACATTGGCTCTCAAGTGACGGAATGGGCAGTGGGAGATCGAGTTCTTCTCACCTTCGCACCGAAGTGGATCGCTAAAGAGGCAACTCATGCTGAAATGCGTCATACCATTGGAGGTCCACTTCCTGGTACCTTACGGGAGTTAGCTTTAGTTCCAGAAACAGGCCTTGTGCGAATTCCTTCCCATTTGTCTTATGAAGAAGCGGCAACCTTACCTTGTGCGGCACTCACTGCATGGTCTGGTCTTTTCCAATTTAGCAATCTAAAACCTGGAGAATTTGTCGTTGTACAGGGAACAGGCGGTGTATCTATCTTCGCTTTACAGTTTGCTAAACTTGTAGGTGCCAAAGTCATACTTACTTCTTCCAGTAGTGAAAAGTTAGAACGAGGAAAAGAGTTAGGTGCTGATTATTTGCTCAACTATAAGGAAACACCGGAATGGGGAAAGGAAGTCCGAAGAATCACGGAAAAAGTGGGAGCTGACCATATCATTGAAGTAGGGGGAGCAGGAACATTAGAACAATCCATTGCCGCCTGTCGTCCGTTTGGTGTAATACATTTGATTGGAATCCTTGCGGGTAAATCGGGAGAACTGAATTTACTGCCCGCAGTTATGAATCATTTAAAAATCCAAGGACTTGTAGTTGGAGGAAGGAAAGCCTTTATGGAAATGAACCAGGCAATCGAAGTTTCTGGTTTACGTCCCGTAGTTGATAAAGTTTTTTCTTTGGGAGAATCTGCAGAGGCGATTCGATACTTGCGATCAGGATCGCATTTTGGAAAAATCGTCATTCGCATATAG
- a CDS encoding DUF2721 domain-containing protein, producing the protein MDNLTYSIPGLLFPAISLLMLAYTNRFFGLAKLSRQLLSEYENSKSAILEKQIGNLRFRISLLLYSQSAGIFSLILCTCSMGMIPFYNIVAWVLFASSLLFMVISLILALIEIHLSVIALDIERKSILNPSSK; encoded by the coding sequence TTGGACAACCTAACTTATAGTATACCGGGACTATTATTTCCTGCAATCTCTTTACTAATGTTAGCTTATACTAATCGCTTTTTTGGATTGGCAAAACTTTCGAGACAACTATTATCAGAATATGAAAATTCCAAATCGGCGATTTTAGAAAAACAAATTGGCAACTTAAGGTTTAGAATATCTTTGCTATTGTATTCTCAAAGTGCTGGAATCTTTAGTTTGATTTTATGCACATGCTCCATGGGTATGATCCCTTTTTACAACATAGTGGCTTGGGTTTTATTTGCTTCCTCGCTATTATTTATGGTGATCTCTCTCATCCTTGCTCTGATTGAAATCCATTTATCAGTGATTGCCTTGGATATCGAAAGAAAATCCATTTTGAATCCATCATCTAAATAA
- a CDS encoding fumarylacetoacetate hydrolase family protein: MAKYFVRFQYKNQIDWGMVVGENILPLQFGDKTTKDVLAGLQKKSIKPNSKSKNSIRREVVKVLSPITAPCQVICQGANYKKHSLESGLDPKSKTYNLFFTKSDFSLTSAIGDVVRPKHVELLDYEIELGIVFGKDIATPLNEKSYNPSDYIAALFIANDISARDIQLPQLQWYKGKSYRTFFPTGPILAVLEPEDYKYIESLELNLTVNGKIRQSAKANQMVFPPKESIAELSSFTNIRVGDVLLTGTPAGCALKAPGKLKQIFASFFPEHKKWELFIKGQKNRTEYLQPGDTIKATIRTSDGRLDLGEQILQVKQG, translated from the coding sequence ATGGCAAAATACTTTGTACGTTTTCAGTATAAGAATCAAATCGATTGGGGTATGGTTGTAGGTGAAAACATCCTTCCTCTTCAATTTGGTGACAAAACCACCAAAGACGTATTAGCTGGTCTTCAGAAAAAAAGTATCAAACCAAATTCTAAATCGAAAAACTCAATCAGAAGAGAAGTGGTCAAAGTTCTATCACCAATTACTGCCCCCTGCCAAGTGATCTGCCAAGGTGCCAATTACAAAAAACATTCTTTGGAATCTGGACTCGATCCTAAATCCAAAACTTACAATTTATTTTTTACCAAATCCGACTTCTCCCTTACATCTGCAATCGGAGATGTAGTGCGACCAAAACATGTAGAACTTTTGGATTATGAAATTGAATTAGGTATTGTTTTTGGAAAGGATATTGCCACTCCTTTAAATGAAAAATCCTATAATCCAAGTGACTACATTGCAGCACTTTTTATTGCCAACGATATATCCGCAAGGGACATCCAACTTCCACAATTGCAATGGTATAAAGGAAAATCTTACCGCACCTTTTTCCCTACAGGTCCAATCCTTGCCGTTTTAGAACCTGAAGATTACAAATACATTGAATCCTTGGAGTTGAACCTTACTGTGAATGGAAAGATAAGACAATCCGCAAAGGCAAACCAAATGGTTTTCCCACCTAAGGAATCCATTGCTGAGTTATCTTCTTTTACAAATATTCGAGTGGGTGATGTTTTGTTGACCGGAACCCCCGCAGGCTGCGCACTCAAAGCACCAGGAAAACTAAAACAAATCTTTGCAAGTTTTTTCCCGGAACATAAAAAGTGGGAACTCTTTATCAAAGGACAAAAAAATCGAACTGAGTATTTACAACCAGGTGACACAATCAAAGCTACAATTCGTACATCCGATGGAAGGTTGGATTTAGGAGAACAAATTCTTCAGGTAAAACAGGGGTAA
- a CDS encoding DUF1858 domain-containing protein: MTETTKPRFFKEMTVGEAIAIHPEAGLVFSSYHLGGCSHCSINEVETIEQVCMGYGVEVDTLIDSLNNLFSEE, translated from the coding sequence ATGACTGAAACGACAAAACCGCGCTTTTTTAAAGAAATGACTGTGGGCGAAGCAATCGCAATCCACCCAGAAGCAGGTCTAGTTTTCTCTAGCTACCACTTAGGTGGTTGTTCCCATTGTTCCATCAATGAAGTAGAAACCATTGAACAAGTTTGTATGGGTTACGGTGTAGAGGTAGACACTCTAATCGATTCACTCAACAACCTTTTCTCTGAAGAATAG
- a CDS encoding 6-carboxytetrahydropterin synthase yields the protein MFTQENGKFYVRIEGRFESAHFLYQYFADGSDEPIHGHSWKVEVFLEGNTNLRPDGISYDFLTARTRLTELVHSIDHILINDHPDFKGINPTSENVARWFYFGLKADVKSSEGRIRRIVIHEGPENLAFFEPNLEP from the coding sequence ATGTTTACCCAGGAAAACGGGAAATTTTATGTCAGGATTGAGGGAAGGTTTGAATCGGCCCATTTCCTCTACCAGTACTTTGCCGATGGCTCGGATGAGCCTATCCACGGGCATTCCTGGAAGGTAGAGGTATTTTTGGAAGGGAATACAAACCTCCGGCCAGATGGCATTTCCTATGATTTCCTGACAGCACGGACCCGCCTTACAGAACTGGTGCATTCCATTGACCATATTTTAATCAATGACCATCCAGATTTTAAAGGGATCAATCCTACGTCAGAAAATGTAGCTCGTTGGTTTTACTTTGGTTTGAAGGCGGATGTAAAATCCTCAGAAGGGCGAATCCGCCGTATTGTCATCCACGAAGGACCCGAAAATCTTGCTTTCTTCGAACCTAATTTAGAACCGTAA
- a CDS encoding histidine kinase dimerization/phosphoacceptor domain -containing protein, whose protein sequence is MPLTEIKHSLGHILLVEDEAILAISQSEFLKNKGYSVQYVSNTSDAYDYITSGERVDLILMDINLSDGMDGIQLAEKILLYREIPILFVSGYSDNKILDRVCKVKHFGFIPKISSPDIIECMIRSALQLYKAEQELAFRENELRITFEAMGDGVIVLTPEGLIREINHKALDMLGYQKSEVLEKDLSSYLFLVQAETRTRVSYPFLNSSNVLKNTERKNDLIVVSSTGRETHVTETISPILDTEKNLNGVVIVFRETPDTPVMVPPKDGESLYAKVFQLSPIAMAISTVKDGTYLDVNSSMEIIFQFDKSKVVGKKTEEFKAWSNPEQIERLNKIYKEKGRLSGERMSVAHSDGKKYDVIVFSQAFEIAGERFILWINLDITKNLDMEDRLAKSLEEKDVLLKELQHRVKNTLAIISGLLNLESFKVENEVAKQSFLNAQSRIMSMSKVYENLYQSEDLESVDLRKYIEDLVFSLHDIFVLNPTKIRFDVKLEDVRLDLKRTLPLGLILNELLTNALKYAYPNDKGGDIRIHLSRSNENIILSVGDDGEGLPDSVNIEKGNHFGYELIRSLTSQLKGVFSSVSKKGEGLNIMISFPQKNNDKGT, encoded by the coding sequence ATGCCACTAACGGAAATCAAACATAGTTTAGGTCATATTCTACTTGTGGAAGATGAGGCTATATTGGCTATCTCGCAATCAGAATTTTTGAAAAACAAAGGTTATTCCGTACAGTATGTATCAAATACAAGTGATGCTTATGACTATATAACATCTGGCGAGAGAGTTGATTTAATATTAATGGATATTAATCTTTCTGATGGTATGGATGGGATCCAACTTGCAGAAAAAATTCTTTTGTATCGTGAGATTCCAATACTTTTTGTTAGCGGATATTCAGATAATAAAATATTAGATCGTGTTTGTAAAGTGAAGCACTTTGGTTTTATTCCTAAAATTTCTAGTCCAGATATTATCGAGTGTATGATTCGATCTGCACTCCAACTTTACAAAGCAGAACAAGAGTTAGCTTTCCGCGAAAATGAACTTCGGATTACTTTTGAAGCAATGGGCGACGGAGTGATTGTTCTCACTCCAGAAGGTTTAATTCGGGAAATTAATCATAAAGCATTAGATATGTTGGGATACCAAAAATCGGAAGTATTAGAGAAGGATCTTAGTTCTTATTTATTTTTAGTTCAGGCAGAAACAAGAACAAGAGTATCTTATCCTTTCTTAAATTCTTCCAATGTTCTAAAAAACACTGAAAGAAAAAACGATTTGATTGTTGTCTCTAGCACAGGTCGTGAAACGCACGTTACTGAGACAATTTCACCCATTTTGGATACAGAAAAAAATCTAAACGGAGTTGTGATTGTTTTTAGAGAAACTCCAGACACTCCCGTGATGGTTCCTCCAAAAGATGGGGAAAGTCTTTATGCAAAGGTTTTCCAACTCAGTCCTATTGCAATGGCCATTTCAACAGTCAAAGATGGTACTTATTTGGATGTAAACTCTTCTATGGAAATTATCTTTCAATTTGATAAATCAAAGGTAGTCGGCAAAAAAACAGAAGAATTTAAAGCTTGGAGTAACCCAGAACAGATAGAAAGACTAAACAAAATCTATAAAGAAAAAGGTAGATTGTCTGGAGAAAGGATGTCTGTGGCTCATTCCGATGGAAAAAAATACGATGTAATTGTGTTTAGCCAAGCCTTTGAAATTGCAGGAGAACGTTTCATCTTGTGGATCAACTTAGACATAACTAAAAATTTAGATATGGAAGATCGATTGGCAAAGTCTTTAGAAGAAAAAGATGTGCTACTAAAAGAATTACAACATCGTGTTAAAAATACTCTCGCTATCATTTCTGGTCTTTTGAATTTAGAATCTTTTAAGGTTGAAAATGAAGTTGCTAAACAATCATTTTTGAATGCTCAATCTCGTATCATGTCAATGTCTAAGGTTTATGAAAACCTTTACCAATCAGAAGATTTGGAATCGGTGGATCTCCGCAAATACATCGAAGATTTGGTTTTTAGCCTTCACGATATCTTTGTTCTCAATCCAACAAAAATTCGTTTTGATGTGAAGTTGGAGGATGTTCGTTTGGATTTAAAACGTACATTGCCTCTTGGATTAATCCTCAATGAATTGTTAACTAACGCTTTAAAGTATGCCTATCCCAATGATAAAGGTGGAGATATTCGTATTCACTTGTCTCGTTCGAATGAAAATATTATTTTATCTGTTGGAGATGATGGAGAAGGATTGCCGGATTCAGTGAATATTGAAAAAGGAAATCATTTCGGTTATGAGTTAATCCGCAGTTTGACATCCCAATTAAAAGGAGTATTCTCTTCTGTTTCTAAGAAAGGCGAGGGATTGAATATTATGATATCTTTTCCTCAAAAGAACAATGACAAAGGCACTTAA